TGCAGGCCCGAGGCGGTGGTGACGACGCCCGGCTTCTTGCCGTTCTCGGCGAGGAACTTCTCACCGTCCTCAAGATTCTTCTTGGCATCGGCCATCATCTTGGCGATGCGCTGCGCCTGAACCTTCTGCGCGAACGCCTCGCGGATCTCGGCAGACTGCTTGTCGTCGAGCAGCAGCTTCTCGCCGGCGAGCGAGCTCTTGAGCGCCTTGTGCAGGGTGTCCAGGTCGATCTCATCCTTGACCGGCTCCAGCGAGCGCGCCATGTCCATGCCGATCATGTAGCTGACCTGCTCCTTCTCGGTCGCCAGGCCCGGGATCGTCTTTGCGCCGTCCTTGCCGGCTTCGGCAGCGGTATCGGCCTTGCCGGCGTCGGCGGCCTTGTCTGCAGGCTTGTTGCAGGCGGTGGTCACCACCGCAAGCGAGGCGACGGCCAGGGCGAGTGCGGTGTGGCGCGGGGAAAACTTCATCGGATGGAGGCTCCAGGAATAAGGGGTCGGCATCGGGGGCGGCAGCGTGGCACGTGCCTCACGCTGCTGCTTTGGCCTGACAAACTGCCAGCTTCGAACTGAACGGTAGACGTACCGTCCGGCCTCAGAGGATGGACATCAATTCAACGTCGAACACCAGCGTCGCGTTCGG
Above is a genomic segment from Lysobacter sp. S4-A87 containing:
- a CDS encoding FKBP-type peptidyl-prolyl cis-trans isomerase — protein: MKFSPRHTALALAVASLAVVTTACNKPADKAADAGKADTAAEAGKDGAKTIPGLATEKEQVSYMIGMDMARSLEPVKDEIDLDTLHKALKSSLAGEKLLLDDKQSAEIREAFAQKVQAQRIAKMMADAKKNLEDGEKFLAENGKKPGVVTTASGLQYQVLTEGKGAKPSATDAVSAHYKGALLDGKTFDSSYDRGEPATFVLGQLVPGWQEGISLMPVGSKYRFWIPSKLAYGEQGAGPIGPNQTLVFEVELLDIVKPGDNAKK